From the Streptomyces sp. KMM 9044 genome, one window contains:
- a CDS encoding DUF6668 family protein, translating to MHPAPVPAPAPASPAPAAAPARTSRPSSPAPRKRAPAPDGEPSWGEPKRRAPVRGKSRDEIGWVKAHGGAGASSLADALGGVDVGARWPEPARGEPRRVMLVGRTSARGLRSVSQALGALKDGKAPQGIDLLGVVLVADAPGRLPLSLLRRIRVVRSVTHVHRVPWIPAWRVGGQPTYLPRQLSALADLVGPGTDGERTVS from the coding sequence GTGCACCCGGCACCTGTTCCGGCTCCCGCCCCGGCGTCCCCCGCACCTGCCGCCGCCCCGGCCCGGACGTCCCGCCCCTCCTCCCCCGCCCCCCGCAAGAGGGCCCCCGCCCCCGACGGCGAGCCCTCCTGGGGTGAGCCCAAACGGCGGGCGCCCGTGCGCGGGAAGTCGCGGGACGAGATCGGGTGGGTCAAGGCGCACGGCGGAGCCGGTGCCTCCTCGCTCGCCGACGCTCTCGGCGGGGTCGACGTGGGGGCCCGCTGGCCGGAGCCCGCGCGGGGCGAACCGCGCCGGGTCATGCTGGTCGGCCGGACCAGCGCACGTGGACTGCGTTCCGTGTCACAGGCGTTGGGTGCGCTGAAGGACGGAAAGGCCCCCCAGGGGATCGACCTGCTGGGTGTCGTCCTCGTCGCCGACGCCCCCGGACGGCTCCCGCTCAGCCTGCTGCGCCGCATCCGGGTCGTCCGCTCGGTCACCCACGTGCACCGGGTGCCGTGGATCCCGGCCTGGCGCGTGGGCGGTCAGCCCACGTACCTGCCCCGACAACTCAGCGCGCTCGCCGACCTGGTGGGCCCCGGAACCGACGGCGAGAGAACCGTTTCATGA
- a CDS encoding sigma-70 family RNA polymerase sigma factor, translating into MNVTVIGSASAVSTEERALRDLYLEHGPALYAYVLRMLGGDTHRTEDVIQETLLRCWNKQNLADSEGMAVRPWMFRVARNIVIDAHRTKMARPLEIGGATWLTELGAEADDIERMLSSIVLHDALQALTPAHREVLEATFFADRTTQQAAVALGVPQGTVKSRVYYALRSLKTALEERGMHTNRAA; encoded by the coding sequence ATGAACGTGACGGTGATCGGTTCGGCAAGCGCGGTGTCCACCGAGGAACGGGCCCTCAGGGACCTCTACCTGGAACACGGCCCCGCCCTCTACGCGTACGTGCTGCGCATGCTGGGCGGAGACACCCACCGCACGGAGGACGTCATCCAGGAGACGCTGCTGCGCTGCTGGAACAAGCAGAACCTGGCGGACAGCGAGGGGATGGCCGTCCGCCCCTGGATGTTCCGCGTCGCCCGGAACATCGTGATCGACGCACACCGTACGAAGATGGCCCGCCCGCTGGAGATAGGCGGCGCGACCTGGCTGACCGAACTGGGCGCGGAGGCCGACGACATCGAACGGATGCTGTCGTCCATCGTCCTGCACGACGCACTCCAGGCCCTGACCCCCGCGCACCGCGAGGTCCTGGAGGCCACCTTCTTCGCCGACCGCACCACCCAACAGGCGGCCGTCGCCCTCGGCGTCCCCCAGGGCACGGTGAAGTCCCGCGTCTACTACGCACTGCGCAGCCTGAAAACAGCACTGGAAGAACGCGGCATGCACACCAACCGTGCTGCTTGA
- a CDS encoding DUF5994 family protein, whose product MDGTEGISCTGFHAGSFSANDETRAAAEAARRRVRIMSATLYPTLPHPEPVAAPAARLTLKTDGTSRGLLDGAWWPRSRDLLSELPSLTDVLDPLWGRITRIAVNPTYWPVVPRRVPVHGHLVKVGWFTREIDPHKLLLLSYRTGRWDLLVVPPETGAESAARLMAAASDYDGPPLTASELIAAEEARHGVPATDGSLDPDESWEDEGGASATPAAVPERTGPPGGASRLIIGM is encoded by the coding sequence GTGGACGGTACCGAGGGTATTTCGTGCACCGGCTTCCACGCCGGGTCGTTCTCGGCGAACGATGAAACCCGGGCCGCCGCAGAAGCGGCCCGGAGACGGGTCCGCATCATGTCGGCGACCTTGTACCCGACCCTGCCGCACCCCGAGCCCGTCGCAGCCCCGGCCGCGCGCCTCACCCTGAAGACCGACGGCACGTCCCGTGGGCTCCTGGACGGCGCCTGGTGGCCCCGCTCCCGGGACCTGCTGAGCGAACTGCCCTCGCTGACCGACGTGTTGGACCCCTTGTGGGGCCGCATCACCCGCATCGCCGTCAACCCGACGTACTGGCCGGTCGTCCCCCGCAGGGTTCCCGTGCACGGCCACCTCGTCAAGGTCGGCTGGTTCACCCGGGAAATCGACCCGCACAAGCTGCTGCTGCTCTCCTACCGCACCGGACGCTGGGACCTGCTGGTCGTCCCGCCCGAGACCGGAGCGGAGTCGGCGGCCCGGCTGATGGCTGCCGCGTCCGACTACGACGGCCCGCCCCTGACCGCGAGCGAGCTCATCGCCGCGGAGGAGGCCCGGCACGGCGTTCCCGCGACCGACGGGTCATTGGACCCTGACGAGTCGTGGGAGGACGAGGGCGGCGCCTCCGCGACGCCCGCGGCCGTTCCGGAACGGACTGGTCCGCCCGGTGGGGCCAGTCGTCTGATCATCGGTATGTGA
- a CDS encoding type IV secretory system conjugative DNA transfer family protein yields MSAPGTGSLHDQLPWAIVAVAGTGLTMFTVAWCGGTLGSGLSGNGWDSPPFAMSTVSQLVSDGPAGLWPGAPAAALYAGMLGLLTLLALPVALVVRLALGRSGRTKGLAGRRELAAMCPKGIEARARELRPTLNGRDRLHPDETGNLLGDLSPNGPELRSSYEDVELDLMAPRAGKSTGIAVPRVLRAQGAVLLTSNKSDVYAVTRAEREKAGTVWTFDPQGIAHTPRAMWWNLLGECHTIESARRMAGHFVASVNDDTAKKDFWISAAQNTLTALFLAAARSRTPIHELLGWLADPADRTPVDLLRDAGLVAMAEQLQGTVRGAVETRDSIYETARQTVSCLLDPEILAWVSPDPELPEFRPDLHVLGQDTLYLLSKDGGGSAAGVIAGLADATLRAGVVAAERMGGRLDPPLTAVLDEAANVCRISDLPDLYSHFGSRGINVVTLLQSYRQGARVWGEVGMDALWSAATIKLLGAGLDDADFVQKISTLVGQHDVRTPSISRGKEGTSRSYSYRQESILPPDRIRALPKGTALLLATGVKPALIRLRPWYKEPGAAAISAAAKAETAAITERAARRLLPGLGDVPGGTEAPGLPGASGVTLSKPVY; encoded by the coding sequence ATGAGTGCTCCGGGCACCGGTTCCCTGCACGACCAGCTGCCGTGGGCGATCGTGGCGGTCGCCGGTACCGGCCTGACCATGTTCACCGTCGCCTGGTGCGGCGGGACCCTCGGGTCCGGGCTGTCCGGCAACGGCTGGGACAGCCCTCCGTTCGCCATGTCCACCGTGTCGCAGCTGGTCTCCGACGGACCCGCCGGCCTGTGGCCCGGGGCCCCGGCCGCCGCCCTCTACGCGGGCATGCTCGGCCTGCTGACGCTCCTCGCGCTGCCCGTCGCCCTCGTCGTACGCCTCGCCCTGGGCCGGTCCGGCCGCACCAAGGGCCTGGCCGGGCGCCGCGAACTCGCCGCCATGTGCCCCAAGGGCATCGAGGCCCGCGCCCGCGAGCTGCGCCCCACCCTGAACGGCCGCGACCGGCTGCACCCGGACGAGACCGGCAACCTCCTCGGCGACCTCAGCCCCAACGGTCCCGAGCTGCGCAGCAGTTACGAGGACGTGGAGCTGGACCTGATGGCGCCGCGGGCCGGCAAGTCCACCGGCATCGCCGTCCCCCGGGTGCTGCGCGCCCAGGGCGCCGTCCTGCTGACCTCCAACAAGTCCGACGTGTACGCCGTCACCCGCGCCGAGCGCGAGAAGGCGGGCACGGTCTGGACGTTCGACCCGCAGGGCATCGCGCACACCCCGCGCGCCATGTGGTGGAACCTGCTCGGCGAGTGCCACACCATCGAGAGCGCCCGCCGCATGGCCGGTCACTTCGTGGCGTCCGTCAACGACGACACGGCGAAGAAGGACTTCTGGATCTCGGCCGCCCAGAACACCCTCACCGCCCTCTTCCTGGCCGCCGCCCGCAGCCGCACCCCGATCCACGAACTGCTCGGCTGGCTCGCCGACCCCGCCGACCGCACCCCGGTCGACCTGCTCCGCGACGCCGGCCTCGTCGCGATGGCCGAGCAGCTGCAGGGCACCGTGCGCGGTGCGGTGGAGACCCGGGACAGCATCTACGAGACCGCCCGCCAGACCGTGTCCTGCCTGCTCGACCCGGAGATCCTCGCCTGGGTCTCGCCCGACCCGGAGCTGCCCGAGTTCCGTCCCGACCTGCACGTCCTCGGTCAGGACACGCTCTACCTGCTCTCCAAGGACGGCGGTGGCTCCGCCGCCGGCGTCATCGCGGGGCTCGCCGACGCGACGCTGCGGGCGGGCGTGGTCGCCGCCGAGCGCATGGGCGGCCGGCTCGACCCGCCGCTGACGGCGGTCCTCGACGAGGCCGCCAACGTGTGCCGCATCTCCGATCTGCCCGACCTGTACTCGCACTTCGGCTCACGCGGCATCAACGTCGTCACGCTGCTGCAGAGCTACCGGCAGGGCGCCCGGGTGTGGGGCGAGGTCGGCATGGACGCGCTGTGGAGCGCGGCGACGATCAAGCTCCTCGGCGCGGGTCTGGACGACGCCGACTTCGTGCAGAAGATCTCCACGCTCGTCGGCCAGCACGACGTGCGCACCCCCAGCATCTCCCGTGGCAAGGAGGGCACGTCGCGGTCCTACTCCTACCGCCAGGAGTCCATCCTGCCGCCGGACCGCATCCGCGCCCTCCCCAAGGGCACGGCGCTGCTCCTCGCCACCGGCGTCAAGCCGGCGCTGATCCGGCTGCGCCCCTGGTACAAGGAGCCCGGCGCCGCGGCGATCTCGGCGGCCGCGAAGGCGGAGACGGCGGCCATCACGGAGCGTGCCGCGCGCCGTCTCCTGCCGGGGCTGGGGGATGTTCCGGGCGGGACGGAGGCGCCGGGGCTGCCGGGCGCGTCGGGGGTGACGCTGTCCAAGCCGGTGTACTGA
- a CDS encoding CsbD family protein has product MTVSRAIRNRAQTTKGGIAEEPGRVTRNGRLRHRGRIDRVSGSLEQAVEKTKDAFGQDGSGIR; this is encoded by the coding sequence ATGACCGTTTCACGGGCCATCAGGAACAGGGCGCAGACGACGAAGGGCGGGATCGCGGAAGAGCCCGGCCGGGTCACCCGCAACGGGCGACTGCGGCACCGGGGCAGGATCGACCGAGTTTCCGGAAGCCTGGAACAGGCCGTCGAGAAGACCAAGGACGCCTTCGGGCAGGACGGAAGCGGCATCCGATGA
- a CDS encoding STAS domain-containing protein: MKRGVMTLPRLNVHRHDRGTRALITLSGEIDLESAPLARTSLEGCLRDGIRTIDVDLASVTFCDCSGLNAFLHAARQTTVAGGTFQLHHPPTTLTRIIDLAGCGFLLLGLPLDHPPPPLDGPPAAPHRSVPLARVPSVDAP, translated from the coding sequence ATGAAGCGAGGCGTCATGACCCTTCCGCGGCTGAACGTCCACCGGCACGACCGGGGGACGCGGGCGCTGATCACCCTGTCCGGTGAGATAGACCTCGAATCCGCGCCGTTGGCGCGCACGTCCCTGGAAGGGTGCCTGCGGGACGGCATCCGCACCATCGACGTCGACCTCGCCTCCGTCACCTTCTGCGACTGCAGTGGACTCAACGCGTTCCTCCACGCCGCGCGGCAGACCACCGTGGCCGGTGGGACCTTCCAGCTGCACCACCCGCCGACGACGCTGACCCGGATCATCGACCTCGCCGGTTGCGGGTTCCTGCTCCTCGGCCTTCCGCTCGACCACCCGCCACCGCCTCTCGACGGCCCCCCGGCCGCGCCGCACCGGTCCGTCCCGCTTGCGCGTGTTCCGTCGGTCGATGCTCCATGA
- a CDS encoding TerC family protein — protein MLDVPLWLWLAFAATVVVSLVVDLLAHRTAHVIGFKEAGAWSALWVGLALTFGVVVFLVLGTTAGTEYTTAWLLEKSLSVDNLFVFAVIFAYFKVPRAYQHRVLFFGVMGALIFRGIFLTLGVAVVSRFTVVLFAFAAVLFYSAYKLLKGEEESFDPGKSFAVRLLRKIMPVRDEYAGTKFFVKEAGKRVATPLLAVVAAIEAADLIFAVDSVPAVLAVSDDAFIVYTSNAFAILGLRALYFLLSGLLDRFHYLSRGLAIILAFIGVKLVLQAAHKTISTSVPEIPSPVSLAVIVVILAGSVALSLLRPPPPHPVPTVPDADGDEETASPPESATTGKPGPDADAPTERDRDGKEPPRPAG, from the coding sequence GTGCTTGATGTCCCGCTTTGGCTGTGGCTGGCGTTCGCCGCGACCGTGGTGGTGTCGCTGGTGGTGGACCTGCTGGCCCATCGCACCGCGCACGTCATCGGCTTCAAGGAGGCCGGCGCCTGGAGCGCCCTGTGGGTGGGCCTCGCCCTGACCTTCGGTGTGGTCGTCTTCCTGGTTCTCGGTACGACGGCGGGCACGGAGTACACCACCGCGTGGCTCCTGGAGAAGAGCCTGTCGGTCGACAACCTCTTCGTCTTCGCCGTGATCTTCGCGTACTTCAAGGTGCCTCGCGCCTACCAGCACCGTGTGCTGTTCTTCGGTGTCATGGGCGCCCTGATCTTCCGCGGGATCTTCCTCACCCTCGGCGTCGCCGTGGTCAGCCGCTTCACCGTCGTGCTCTTCGCCTTCGCCGCCGTCCTCTTCTACAGCGCCTACAAGCTCCTCAAGGGCGAGGAGGAGAGCTTCGACCCGGGCAAAAGCTTCGCCGTACGGCTGCTCCGCAAGATCATGCCGGTCCGCGACGAGTACGCCGGCACGAAGTTCTTCGTCAAGGAAGCCGGCAAACGCGTGGCCACCCCGCTCCTGGCGGTGGTGGCCGCCATCGAGGCGGCCGACCTGATCTTCGCCGTGGACAGTGTTCCCGCCGTTCTCGCCGTCAGTGACGACGCCTTCATCGTCTACACCAGCAACGCGTTCGCCATTCTCGGTCTGCGGGCCCTCTACTTCCTGCTCTCAGGGCTCTTGGACCGGTTCCACTACCTGAGCAGGGGCCTCGCGATCATCCTCGCCTTCATCGGCGTCAAGCTCGTCCTCCAGGCGGCCCACAAGACGATCAGCACCAGCGTCCCCGAGATCCCCTCACCGGTCAGCCTCGCGGTCATCGTCGTCATCCTGGCCGGTTCCGTGGCCCTCAGCCTGCTCCGGCCCCCTCCGCCCCACCCGGTGCCCACCGTTCCGGACGCGGACGGGGACGAGGAGACGGCCTCGCCACCGGAGTCGGCCACCACCGGGAAACCCGGCCCGGACGCAGACGCACCCACCGAGAGGGACCGGGACGGGAAGGAGCCGCCTCGACCGGCAGGTTGA
- a CDS encoding lytic transglycosylase domain-containing protein, with product MSAGTGESGEGGTSTAVRNTIAAGTGCGCLLSPLALLGALVVIIIIGGFGVLLAPLIALILLFSGGGGDGGSASEDDVDEVIAIFNGDGLGELDTSTVPGDLAEPIEEAGELCDAIGPIVIASQIERESGFNETLVGENGEEGISQLPPEIFDEYGEDDDDNDETSALDAEDSIMAQGRYLCDLAEEAQQMIDANEATGSVLDLALAGYHVGTDAVRAAKGVPQTNEAQGYVLAIRAQFAKYEGVAAPPAGSTPGVTPGMDPDPTGSPSASPSPSPSTTPAE from the coding sequence ATGAGCGCGGGCACGGGAGAGAGCGGGGAGGGCGGAACCTCCACCGCCGTCAGGAACACCATCGCCGCAGGCACCGGCTGCGGCTGCCTGCTGTCGCCGCTCGCCCTGCTCGGTGCCCTGGTCGTCATCATCATCATCGGCGGGTTCGGGGTGCTGCTGGCCCCGCTCATCGCGCTGATCCTGCTGTTCTCGGGTGGTGGCGGCGACGGAGGATCCGCCAGTGAGGACGACGTGGACGAGGTGATCGCCATCTTCAACGGCGACGGCCTGGGCGAGCTGGACACCTCGACGGTGCCCGGGGACCTGGCGGAACCGATCGAGGAGGCCGGCGAACTGTGCGACGCGATCGGCCCGATCGTCATCGCCTCCCAGATCGAGAGGGAGTCCGGCTTCAACGAGACGCTCGTCGGCGAGAACGGTGAGGAGGGCATCTCGCAGCTGCCGCCCGAGATCTTCGACGAGTACGGCGAGGACGACGACGACAACGACGAGACCTCGGCGCTGGACGCGGAGGACTCGATCATGGCGCAGGGCCGTTACCTGTGCGATCTCGCCGAAGAGGCCCAGCAGATGATCGACGCGAACGAGGCCACCGGCAGCGTCCTGGACCTTGCTCTGGCCGGCTACCACGTGGGGACGGACGCCGTCCGCGCGGCCAAGGGGGTGCCGCAGACGAACGAGGCCCAGGGCTACGTCCTCGCCATCCGCGCCCAGTTCGCCAAGTACGAGGGCGTGGCCGCCCCGCCCGCCGGCTCCACCCCGGGCGTCACCCCGGGCATGGACCCGGACCCGACGGGCTCGCCCTCCGCTTCCCCGTCGCCTTCCCCGTCCACCACCCCCGCCGAATGA
- a CDS encoding SCO6880 family protein: MSTEAVTHPTYGNWRRPRRPGLGPLGLVGTFGVFGGLVLTLLASLISLYAAMVVFVPIAVFLVPLAIRTQDGRNVYQLIALRIGWRRRRARGAHLYVSGPLSARPGGRFRPPGLLNKVSATEGRDAYDRPFGVLHHPNRNLYTIVLGCDPDGGSLVDPDQVDVWVALWGEWLARLSHEPGLRGASVIVETAPDPGTRLAHEVLPRIRPDAPAAARAVMEEVVERYPTASSEMHTYVSLTYGVPAGQKRKKEDVITDLAIRIPGLLSGLVAAGGGAAYPLSAERIAEVVRVAYDPAVSADVLNARAQQGGTGLEWDDAGPAAAVETVGSYQHDSGVSRTWLMTLAPRGTVRSSVLRGMLEAAPGTRRKRVALVYRPIDPATSARIVEADRRSAQFMATSGRGMVQARAASEIRAAEQTATEEASGAGLVEFSLMLTVTVDTMDQLADASVTVRNLTAASRVLMRPADRMQAAAFSCTLPAGILPWEQTLIPHELQEAL; encoded by the coding sequence ATGTCCACGGAAGCCGTCACCCATCCGACCTACGGGAACTGGCGCCGTCCAAGGCGTCCGGGACTCGGTCCGCTCGGACTCGTCGGCACCTTCGGTGTCTTCGGCGGGCTCGTCCTCACCCTGCTCGCGTCCCTGATCTCGCTGTACGCGGCGATGGTCGTGTTCGTCCCCATCGCGGTGTTCCTGGTCCCGCTCGCCATCCGCACCCAGGACGGCCGCAACGTCTACCAGCTGATCGCCCTGCGCATCGGCTGGCGGCGACGCAGGGCCAGGGGCGCGCACCTGTACGTCTCCGGGCCGCTGTCCGCCCGGCCGGGCGGCCGGTTCCGCCCGCCGGGGCTGCTCAACAAGGTCTCCGCGACCGAGGGCCGGGACGCCTACGACCGTCCCTTCGGCGTGCTGCACCACCCGAACCGCAACCTGTACACGATCGTCCTGGGCTGCGACCCCGACGGCGGTTCCCTCGTCGATCCGGACCAGGTCGACGTGTGGGTCGCCCTGTGGGGCGAGTGGCTGGCCCGCCTGTCCCACGAACCCGGGCTGCGCGGCGCGTCCGTGATCGTGGAGACCGCCCCCGACCCGGGCACCCGGCTCGCCCACGAGGTGCTGCCCCGCATCCGGCCGGACGCGCCGGCCGCCGCCCGTGCCGTGATGGAGGAGGTCGTCGAGCGCTACCCCACCGCGTCCTCCGAGATGCACACGTACGTCAGCCTCACCTACGGCGTCCCCGCGGGCCAGAAGCGGAAGAAGGAGGACGTGATCACCGACCTCGCCATCCGCATCCCGGGCCTGCTCAGCGGTCTGGTCGCGGCCGGCGGCGGGGCCGCGTACCCGCTGTCGGCGGAGCGGATCGCGGAGGTCGTGCGGGTCGCCTACGACCCTGCCGTCTCCGCCGACGTCCTCAACGCCCGCGCCCAGCAGGGCGGTACGGGCCTGGAGTGGGACGACGCCGGGCCGGCCGCCGCCGTCGAGACCGTGGGCAGCTACCAGCACGACTCGGGGGTGTCCCGGACCTGGCTGATGACGCTGGCACCACGCGGCACCGTACGGTCCTCGGTGCTCCGGGGCATGCTGGAGGCGGCGCCCGGCACGCGGCGCAAGCGGGTCGCGCTGGTGTACCGGCCGATCGACCCGGCCACCTCGGCCCGGATCGTCGAGGCGGACCGGCGCAGCGCCCAGTTCATGGCGACGTCCGGCCGGGGCATGGTGCAGGCCCGCGCGGCCTCCGAGATACGGGCGGCGGAGCAGACCGCTACCGAGGAGGCGTCGGGCGCGGGGCTCGTGGAGTTCTCGCTGATGCTGACCGTCACCGTCGACACCATGGACCAACTGGCCGACGCGAGCGTCACGGTGCGCAACCTGACCGCGGCCTCCCGGGTGCTGATGCGGCCCGCGGACCGGATGCAGGCGGCAGCGTTCAGCTGCACGCTGCCCGCCGGGATCCTCCCGTGGGAGCAGACCCTGATCCCGCACGAACTGCAGGAGGCGCTGTGA
- a CDS encoding ATP/GTP-binding protein, which yields MPPRGWYGAGGGRVGYLDPPTMWRATTVQACGMWPFAAGSGSPMTGVPLGQHLFTGATVCGDPLNWFTRARYISNPSLFMLGMPGLGKSTLVNRMLIGLSATGVVPLVLGDLKPDYADTVRALGGQVISIGRGRGGINVLDPGAMGAAAARIGGEAGEVLKAETHGRVLNMVAALITIVRGRPMDDHEQSVLSAVLHHLRERTPPGRTVLLPDVLRVLTEGPDRVRAVTLDRGDDARYRDAVDPLHRSLLGILDGPLGDTFASETSTRINPDAPAVCIDISGIGEADTQLTAAAMLAAWSDGLGTVAASHALADSGLEPRRWFFTVLDELWRPLRAASGIVDRIDALTRLNRSLGLGDAKITHTLKDAEALSSDADRAKARGFVERAGMVVCAGLPKAEMEDLGKVVGLSRREIELVSSWSSPPGWGVSGDHGEPPGRGRFLIKVGGRPGIPIKVAITDAERRLHNTNTRWTPNEERVERAVEQELSHTAAQVARAAQEGAYATPGGPGGPGTGGWPA from the coding sequence GTGCCGCCACGCGGCTGGTACGGGGCCGGGGGCGGGCGGGTCGGCTACCTGGATCCGCCGACCATGTGGCGGGCCACCACCGTGCAGGCGTGCGGCATGTGGCCGTTCGCGGCCGGTTCCGGCTCACCCATGACGGGCGTACCGCTGGGGCAGCACCTGTTCACCGGGGCCACGGTCTGCGGCGACCCGCTGAACTGGTTCACCCGGGCCCGGTACATCTCCAACCCGTCGCTGTTCATGCTCGGCATGCCGGGTCTGGGCAAGTCCACGCTCGTCAACCGCATGCTGATCGGGCTCTCCGCCACCGGTGTCGTCCCGCTGGTCCTCGGCGACCTCAAGCCCGACTACGCCGACACGGTCCGTGCCCTCGGCGGCCAGGTGATCTCCATCGGCCGCGGCCGGGGCGGCATCAACGTCCTCGACCCGGGCGCCATGGGCGCGGCGGCGGCCAGGATCGGCGGCGAGGCGGGCGAGGTGCTGAAGGCCGAGACGCACGGCCGGGTGCTGAACATGGTGGCCGCGCTCATCACCATCGTGCGCGGCCGGCCGATGGACGACCACGAGCAGTCGGTGCTCTCCGCCGTCCTGCACCACCTGCGCGAACGCACCCCGCCCGGCCGGACCGTGCTGCTGCCGGACGTGCTCCGGGTGCTCACCGAGGGCCCCGACCGGGTGCGCGCGGTCACCCTCGACCGGGGGGACGACGCCCGCTACCGGGACGCCGTCGACCCGCTGCACCGCTCCCTGCTCGGCATTCTCGACGGCCCGCTCGGCGACACCTTCGCCTCCGAGACGTCCACCCGCATCAACCCGGACGCTCCGGCGGTGTGCATCGACATCTCCGGCATCGGTGAGGCCGACACCCAGCTGACCGCCGCCGCGATGCTCGCCGCCTGGTCCGACGGGCTCGGCACGGTGGCAGCCTCGCACGCTCTCGCGGACTCCGGGCTCGAGCCCCGGCGCTGGTTCTTCACCGTGCTCGACGAGCTGTGGCGCCCGCTGCGGGCCGCCTCCGGCATCGTCGACCGCATCGATGCCCTGACCCGCCTCAACCGTTCCCTCGGCCTCGGCGACGCCAAGATCACCCACACGCTCAAGGACGCCGAGGCGCTCAGCAGCGACGCCGACCGGGCCAAGGCGCGCGGCTTCGTCGAGCGGGCCGGGATGGTGGTGTGCGCGGGGCTGCCGAAGGCGGAGATGGAGGACCTCGGCAAGGTGGTGGGCCTGTCCCGGCGTGAGATCGAACTCGTCTCCTCCTGGTCCTCGCCGCCCGGCTGGGGTGTCTCCGGCGACCATGGGGAGCCGCCCGGCCGGGGCCGCTTCCTCATCAAGGTCGGCGGACGCCCCGGCATCCCCATCAAGGTCGCCATCACCGACGCCGAACGCCGGCTGCACAACACCAACACCCGGTGGACGCCGAACGAGGAGCGGGTCGAGCGGGCGGTCGAGCAGGAGCTCTCCCACACCGCCGCGCAGGTGGCACGGGCCGCGCAGGAGGGGGCGTACGCGACGCCGGGCGGCCCCGGCGGTCCGGGCACCGGGGGGTGGCCCGCATGA